The genomic DNA ATGCGAACCGCTATTCTACGGATTGCCTTTCGGGTATCTTTGAGAAGCGGGCGGAGCAGAACGCCGTCGGGTTGGACGATTTGCCCGAATACGTCGATACACGCGCGACGTGGGAAGAACTGCAAATGCAGCATAGCTTTTTCCAAGACGATTTGAACAAGGTAAACGTGCAGAACGAGCAGGCGGCCGAGCCGCAGCCGAACGCGATCGTGCCGACCGCCGTTCCCGAAACCTTTTCTTTCGGTTATGACAAAAGCGATATTATAGGGTTACAAAGGAAATAAAGTAATTATGGATATAGGATTGTTTGATGTTGATAGCCGTAATTTTCCGAATTTGCCTCTTATGAAAATATCCGCGTGGCATAAAGCGCAGGGTGATAATGTGGAATTTGTGCTTCCGCTTAAACACTACGATAAAATCTATGTTTCAAAAGTGTTTGGCGACGAGTTTTCGCAAATGTCCGATTATTGCTTACAGGCGGACGAAATTGTTTTCGGGGGTACAGGGTTTGCGATTACGGTCGAGAACGGAAAAGAAGTTTACCACAAAGACCGCGACCCGAATTTGCCCGATGAGATAGAACACATTTATCCTGATTATTCGCTCTATCCCGAACTCACGAAAGGAAAAGCGTTCGGTTTTCTTACGCGAGGTTGCTGCAATAACTGTGATTTTTGTATTGTTTCAAAGAAAGAGGGAATGTGCAGTAAAAAGGTTGCCGACCTTTCCGAGTTTTGGAGAGGACAGAAAGAAATCGTACTGCTCGACGCAAATATTCTTGCCTACAAAGACAGAATAGAGTTGCTCGAACAGCTTGCAGACAGCAAAGCATATGTTGATTTTACCCAAGGGCTTGACGCTCGATTTATAACGGAAGATGTCGCGCGGGCATTGGCAAAAGTTAAAAAGTCTGTTGTTCATTTTGCTTTTGATTTTATGAAAAATGAAGCGGCGATTTTACGCGGGCTGAATATTTATCGCAGATACAATAAAATAAATGATAAGGACAGCGTATATATTCTGACGAACTTTAATACGACGGTAGACGAAGATTTATACCGTGTCCGTAAAGTGCAGGAAATCGGCTTTTTGCCCGATGTGCGGATATACCGTAAAACGACAGCCCCGCAAATATTGCGCGATCTGCAACGATGGGCGAATAATCGTATTTTATACCGCACTACTTCGTTTATGAATTATATTCCGCGTAGCGACGGTAAAAGGATAAAAGATTTATATTTTAATGGAGCGATAAAAAATGAAACGGACGGTAGAAGAAAAATATCAATACAATAAAAAACGGAAAGGCTTGTTTGCTTCGGGGTATTGTATGGGCGTAAATTTATATCGCGATTATCCGAAACAAGATGAGGAAGGCAAAATGCTTTCACAAGCCCTTGTGAACGTGGCAAAGGTACGGGCGCGCGAGGGACAGCAATTTTCCAAAGGTTTGCTGTGCGGTTATCGCGACAAAGCCAACGAGCGAAAGAAAAACCTTTCCTTTAGTAGCAAACAAGCCCCCTGCAGGGGTAATAAATAAAACGCCGGACGGGGCAGTAAAGGCCTTTTCCGGCAGCAAAAATAATTTTAACGAGGTAAAACATGGAGGCAACGGCATTACAGCCCTATTATGGCAACGATTGTCCTTTTAATAAGACATATAAGATATACAGCGACGGCAGTCATTACATAGCCCGCCCGCAAGTAAAAGGCATAGCACGAAAATACAAGAAACGCCCGCAGACGGAAATAGACGTGCTTTTCGACGAATTTTATAAGGTCGGCGTGCGCAGCGTGTTGGACGAAAAGGATAAATCTATCGAGACACGCACCGCGAAGTTGGTACCGTTTATTTTGACGGGGTTGGAAGATTATTTTCCGTATTACCCCGATTTGGAAAAGTATGTCCGCGAGAACGTGGAACGGAAAGAGCGGAACGCTTGGCAGCGGGAAAAGCGGTTCCGCAGAAAAGCGTATCTGAACAAGTGGAATTTTTTCGTTACATTTACATACAGCAATCGGAAGCACACGGAAGAAACATTCAAAAGGAAGCTGCGGAAATGCCTTGCAAATCTGGCAACGCGGCGTGGCTGGCGGTTTATGGGCGTACCCGAACGCGGGGAGAAAACAAACCGCCTGCACTATCATTTTTTAGTATATATCCCGCGAGGGGAAATGGTCGGAGTGCTTACGAAAAAGAGAGATTACAGCATGAAAACGGGAAAGTTGGAAGAAACTTTTTCCAACAGTTTTTTCGAGCGGAAGTTCGGAAGAAACGATTTTGAGGAGTTAAACGTTATGGAAATGAAAAGCGGCGAAGCGGTTGGCTATCTGCTGAAATATTTGCGCAAGACGGGGGAACGTGTTATATACAGCCGTGGCATACCCACGGAAATCGAAAAACGGCTCGACGAAAGCGTGTTTGCGGCGGCGTTTGAAAACGACAATGCTTGCCGGCAAGTGCTGTTCGATAATGTAATCGAATGGAAACGGGATATATACCCGCTTACGCGGCAGCGAGAGCCGATAGCGGCGTAGCAACGCTGCGATAATATAGCACGAATAAGAAACGAAGTCTTGCGCCTATGGAACAGCATACGGCGCAATTTTGCGTTGCCGAAAAGTGAATGACAAGGGAAAAACGCCCGCGTAAATCGCTTTTCGGTGCCGAACCCCGAAAGAATAAGGCGGTTTTCCGAAGCGGTATAGCGCGGAAACCGCCTTTTTCGGTGGAAAAACGGCGGCTGTTTCGGTCGTTTCGGGTGTTTTATTCGTGCGTTTTTGCGCGCCCCCTTGTCCGCCGCGCGGAGCGCGGCGCTCGTATAGACAAGGGGGCGCGCAATGCTCTTTTAGGAAGATTAACGTACAAAAAGCCGAGGTTTAAGGCAAGCGGCTACGTCCTGTAAATCTTTATCTGTCATGATAAGTACTTTTAAGCCGAGTTTGTCATATATTTTTTGAGTATATTCCTTGCTTTTTAGGTACTTCGGGTTACTTAATTCGTTATATTCTATATATAATTCGTAATCGGGTAAGAAAAAATCAGGGTGTAAAGTTTTTGTTTCCCCGCTTTCTTCATCGCGATAATAGACGGGTTCTTCGTATTTAATGCGAATTTTGTTATTATATAGCCAGCTACAAATAATTGCTTCTGCTCTGCTTCTAACTTTTCTTCCGTCGTCGCAGGTATAAATTAAATTACCATATTCGTCAAGAATTTCTGTTTCTGTACAATGTGTAATTCGTATATCGACGGAGCGATCCTTGTATTTGGCATAACAGGAACGACAAAAATGTTTGCCGTTGGAAGGCTCTCCACAGATTATACAAGTTAATTCCGAATTGTTCACATTTTCGGAATATCTAATAGCTTTACTTTTACATTCACAGGGTTTACCTGTTGTATGCCATTTGCCGCAGTTTGGGCATTGCTCGATTATTCCTTCTTTCATTTGTTGTGCGTGTTCCCTGCACAGCTTGTCTTTGCGAGCATTGCCGTACCATATGCTTGTGGGATTGCCACAAATCGGACAAGTTGAATTTTCGTTTTTCATGCGATTACCTTCTTTCTTTTATGATGATTATATTTTATAATATGAGCAGTATTTTGTCAATATTTATAGTTTAAATTTCTTGTTGTGATATCGCAACAGATCGCGCGGCGATAAAAGCAGAAAACCTTTCCTTTTATCGGCTCAAAAGCTCCCCGCAGGGGTGATATACATTACATGAAGGAGGAAAAAACAATGAACGAAAGAAGTTTAATAAGGCGGTGGAATTATCCGTATTCCCCGAAAGAAAAGGAAAAGGCATTGAAGCTGTTACAGCGTTCAAACGTGCGTTTCGTTGCACACAGATACCACTGCACCGTTCAGACGGTCTATCGTTGGAAACGGAAATACGACGGCACGTTGGAAAGCCTTGCGAACGGTTCCCACCGTCCGCACACTATGCATCCGAACGCGCAGACGGACGAGGAGAAAAAGCATATCGCCGACTTAGTTCGTCGTAACCCGAATATAGGGCTGAATGAGTTGTACGGGAAACTGCGGCTGCATTACGCATATAAGCGTAACCCCGCAACGCTCTACCGCTATTTGCGGCGCTGCGGTTTTTACGAGCATAAGCGGAAGTACATACCGTACAAGCCGAAGCCGTATGATACGCCCGAACATATCGGCGTAAAATGGCAATTTGACGTAAAGCACGTTCCGAAAGAGTGCGCGGCAAGTTCCGTACTCGAAGATGAGCATTTTTATCAATATACCGTGATAGACGAAACCACGCGCGAGCGGTTTATATATCCCTATCGGGAACAGATAGCGGATAACTCGGTCGATTGCATACGGCGGGCGATTTTGTTTTTCGGCTATAAGCCGCAAATCATACAGACGGACAACGGTTCGGAATTTACGTTTACACAGAAAGTGAAAGGCGGGCGGCAGCATACCTTTGACAAGTTCTGCGAGGAACAAGGCATTGAGCATAAAACGATAAAGCCGCGAACGCCCCGGCATAACGGAAAAGTCGAACGCTCCCACCGCTCGGACAACGAACGCTTTTACAAGTACTTGCGGTTTCATTCCTTTGATGATTTGAAAACGCAGATGAAAGCGTACCTGCGGCGGTCGAACAATATCCCGATGAGCGTACTCAAAAGCAAGGACGGAAAAAGGAAGTGGCTCACGCCGAAAGAAAAGCGACGGGAATTACTCCTGCTCGATTGGGGCGTAATTGAATAGTAATCCGAACGAATGAAACTGACAAGCCGCCGAACAGACGGCTTTTTCGGCGTACACGGAGAATAGAAAAAGAGGGTAAACCCTGCGGGGCTTGCCCTCTTTTGCCGTCGCTCGGTCGCTCCGCTCCCTCGCAAGGACGGGATTATTGAAGCATAAGGACGGTATTATTAAAAAATTTTGTAGAAATTATTAAAAAGTCATTGACAAATCAGCATATGAGAAAATGTCGAAAAAAGAGACCGTTGATCAAAACGGCCTCTTTTTGTTATTGATTTGCGTTCTTTGCCTCGATCATATCCTTGACTTTCATCAACCGCGTCAACCCCGCGCGCTCGTTTTCTTCCAGTTTCATGGAAATATAGCGGATGGTTTCCTCCAGATCGGGAATGAGCACGTACTCCAGCGCGTTGACGCGCCGCTTGCTCCGTTCGATCTCCACGGCGAGCATGCGCAGGATCTTTTCCTGTTCCGCGAGCCGCACGAGTTTATCGAGTACTTCGCCGGCAAGTTCCACGGCGTAGTCCGCCTCGCTGGTGACGTCCACATAGGAATAAGGCAGCGGAGAAGATGCGTCTTTGCGCTCTTCCAGAACGATCTTCGGCACTTCCAGATTCATGAAGTTGCCGAGGCCGCACCCGGGCTCGACGGAAACGGAGGGCATGGAAAACAAAAGTTCGATGTCCTTTTTGGGCATCAGTCCGCGCGCCAGCGAAAACTGTTTCAGAACGCGCACGACGTCCCCTTCCGTTTCGGCGCGAAGTTTTTTGATCTCGCGCGCGAGCACGGAAAAGCGCCGCACCATTTCGTCGGTCTTGTCTTTCAATAACTTGTGTCCGCGCTGCGCCGTTTTGAGCCGTGCTTTCAGTTTCTTCAACTCCATGCGCGTGGGATTTTTATTGAGCCTTGCCAAAATTTTACTCCCGATAGTACTTTTCGATATATTGTTCTTTGATGCGTTTGAGTTCCGATTTCGGCAGCCCGCTCAAAAGTTTCCACCCGAGATCAAGCGTTTCTTCGATGGAACGGTTGGCAGAAAAACCTTGCGAAACATATTCTTTTTCGAACTTTTCGGCAAAATCCGCGTACAACTTGTCGATCTTGGAGAGGACCGCCTCGCCCAAGATCGCGGAAAGTTCCTTCGCTTCCTTGCCGCGCGCATACGCCGAAAACAGTTGGTTCATCGTGTCCGCGTGGTCTTCGCGCGTCTTGCCCGCGCCGATGCCCTTATCCTTTAAACGGGAGAGGGAAGGCAGCACGTCGACGGGCGGGTTCACGCCCTTTTTATACAGTTCGCGCGACAAGATGATCTGCCCCTCGGTGATATAGCCCGTAAGATCGGGAATGGGGTGCGTCTTGTCGTCCTCGGGCATGGTGAGAATGGGGATCTGCGTAATGGAGCCTTGTTTGCCGCGGATGCGCCCCGCGCGCTCATAGAGCGAGGCGAGGTCGGTATACAGATACCCCGGGTAGCCGCGCCGCCCCGGCACTTCCTTGCGCGCCGCCGAAACTTCGCGCAGCGCCTCGCAGTAGTTGGTGATATCGGTGAGAATGACGAGAACGTGCATCCCCAGTTCGTAAGCGAGGTATTCCGCCGCGGTGAGCGCCATGCGCGGCGTGGCGATACGCTCGATGGCGGGATCGTTGGCAAGATTGGTAAAGAGCACCGTGCGCGAGATCGCGCCCGTCTTTTTGAAATCCTGCACGAAATATTCTGCCTCTTCGTACGTGATGCCGATGGCGGCGAACACGACGGCGAATTTTTCGTCGCCTTTCAGCACGCGAGCCTGCCGCGCGATCTGCGCCGCAAATTCTGCGTGCGGCAGACCGCTCATGCTGAACACGGGCAGTTTCTGTCCGCGCACGAGCGTATTCAGTCCGTCGATGGCGGAAACGCCCGTCTGGATAAACTCGTTGGGATAATCGCGCGCCGCGGGATTGAGCGGTTCCCCGTTCACGTCCATGCGCTTATCTGCAATGACGGGCGCGCTCCCGTCGCGCGGGCGCCCCATGCCGTCGAACACGCGGCCGAGCATATCTTCGGAAACGGAAAGTTCCAGGCTGCGCCCCAGAAATTTGGCGCGGCTGGTTGAGATCTGCAAGCCCTGCGAACTTTCGAACAACTGCACGAGCGCCTTGTCGCGGTGCACTTCCAGCACTTTTCCGTGACGGACTTCGCCGTCCTTTTGCACGATCTCCACGAGTTCGTTGTACTTCACGCCCTCGACGCCCTCCACCAGAAGGAGAGGCCCGACGACTTCTTTGATGGTCTTGTACTCTTTAAACATGTTCCCCTCCGCCGAGCCCGTGCATGGCTTCGTTCATTTCTTTGGATATCTCGTCGAAACGGGCAAGATCCTTTTCCTCGATGTATTTCGCGCGGCCGATCTTTTCGCGGACGGGAAGTTCCAGAACGTCGTCGAGGCGCGCGCCCTTTTCCACGGCTTCCAGCCCCAAGCGGTTGAAATCATAGATGAGCCGCAGCATTTTACACTGTTTGGCGATGGAAGTATAGGTATCCGTTTCGTGAAAGGCGTTCTGATGGAGAAAGTCTTCGCGGATGATCTTCGCCGTTTCCATGGTCATGCGGTCGCGTCCCGAGAGCGAGTCCGCGCCGATGAGGCGCACGATCTCGTCGAGTTCCGCCTCTTCCTGCAATACGTGCATGGCGAACGCGCGCAGTTTGATGAAATCGTTGGACGCGTGCAATGTATACCAGTCAGACAGTCGGTCGGCGTACAGAGAGTAACTCACCAGCCAGTCGATGGCAGGGAAGTGGCGCTTATAGGCGAGATTCGCCGAAAGCCCCCAAAAGACCTTAACGATGCGCAGCGTCGCCTGCGACACGGGTTCGGAAAGATCGCCGCCCGCGGGCGAGACCGCGCCGATCGCCGTGACCGAGCCGACGCGCCCGTCTTTTCCCAGCGTGCGGACGATGCCCGCGCGCTCGTAAAATTCCGCCAGACGGCTGGAAAGATAGGCGGGATAGCCCTCCTCGCCGGGCATCTCCTCCAATCTTCCGCTCATTTCGCGCAGAGCCTCCGCCCAGCGGGAAGTCGAATCCGCCATGATGGCGACGTTCATGCCCATATCGCGGAAATATTCCGCGATGGTGATGCCCGTATAAATGGACGCCTCGCGCGCCGCCACGGGCATATCGGAAGTATTCGCGATGAGGACCGTGCGTTTCATCAGCGGCTCGCCCGTTTTGGGATCTTTGAGGGCGGGAAACTCGTTGAGAACGTCAGTCATCTCGTTGCCGCGCTCGCCGCATCCGATATAGACGATGATATCCGCGTCCGCCCATTTCGCCAACTGATGCTGCACCACCGTCTTGCCGCTGCCGAACGGCCCGGGGACGGCGGCGACGCCGCCCTTGGCGATGGGAAAGAGCGTGTCTATGACGCGCTGCCCCGTGATCATGGGCATATCGGGCGTCATTTTTTCGCGGTAAGGCCGCCCCTTTCTGACGGGCCAGCGTTGCAGCATACAGATCTCGCGCTCGCCCTTTTCGGTAGAAACGACGGCGATCGTCTCGGTAATATTGAAATCGCCTTTTTCGATTCTGACGATCTTACCCTGCACGCCGTAAGGCACCATGATCTTATGCGCGACGATGGACGTTTCCTGTACGGTACCCAAAAAATCGCCGCTTTGCACTTCGTCGCCGGCCTCTACGCACGGCTCGAACCGCCAGATCTTCTCGTGATCGAGATTGGTCATGGAAATGCCGCGGGTGATGCGGTCGCCGTACGATTCAAAAATGCGTTCCAAAGGCCTTTGTATCCCGTCGAAAATTTCGCCGATGACGCCCGGCGCGAGTTCCACCGACAGCGGCGCGCCCGTGCTCTCCACTTCTTCCCCGGGACCTAAGCCCGAAGTTTCTTCATAGACCTGAATGGACGCCTGATCGCCGCGCAGTTCGATGATCTCGCCGATCAGTTTCTTTTCGCTGACGCGCACGACGTCGTACATCTTGCTGTCCGCCATGTTTTCCGCCACGATCAGCGGGCCCGATACTTTAATGATCTTTCCTTTCATTGCTCGTTCTTCTTCTCCTCTTGCGAAAGGATATCTATCCCCAACGCGCGCTCGGTCTCCCTCTTTAATATTTCGAATCCGTAGCCGTTGCTCCCGTTCATGGACGGAACGGGGATCACGACTGGATACGGGCTTTCCACAAAACGCGAGATCGTATCGTCGATCTCTTTTGCCAAAACGTCCGTGACGTAGATGATCTGATATTCTTTGGAAAGGGTATGCAGCAATTCCCGCGCTTTCTCGGGCGATGCCGCGCTGTACGCGTCCATGCCGATCGCCTTAAAAACCAGAATGCTGTCCCCGTCCCCGATGATCGCCGTTTTACCCTTCATACGTTTCCCTGATCCTCGCCCTAACGGCATTTTTTTCGATCTGATTGTTCAGCCCCGACAAGATGATGCGCACGTTGGAAAGTTCCGCTTGTTTATAAAAACAATAGCGGACGAAAGGCTGTACGCCCTCCGCTTCGTATCGCTCTTTTTTCAAAGAGGAGAGCGCGGCGCCGTCCGCGAGCCGCTCGAACCCGACGAGCGGTCTTCCCTCGGCAAAATCATCGAGCGCGGCGCCGATCAGTTTGCCCAAAGCCGAAAAACGGCTGTTTTCGCGTATCTTTTCGGGCGTCTCCTCCGCCAGAACGCGCAAATTTTCGTCCGTCAAAGAGCCGCCTTCGACGCGCATTTTCATCGTCTTCGCAAAGTTCCGCGCGCGGAGCGCCACGGCGATATTCGCCGCGTCCGCTTTTCGGCGGTTGATCTTACCGAGCGTCTTTTCCTTTTTGCTCAAAGCCGCGCGGTCGGCATACAGCGCACGGCGGAACAGGATCGCGATATTCTGCCCGTTCGCCTGCCCCGAAAGGAAAAGCGCGTCCGCCTCCCTGCACGCCGCGGAAAGCGGCGCGGGGAAAAGATCGTATTTATCCGCATAAATATTGTCCCGCATTTTATCGGCGCGGTAAAACCCGTCCGCGCCCAGCATGGGCGCGCAGTCTGTTTTCAGATACTTGCTCCGCACGATCGCTTCGGCGTTGTGGTAATCGTATTCCGCCAGAAGATAACGGCACAGCGCCTCGCTCGGCGCCGTTTCGCGCACGAACGCGGTATAACGCCGCTCTTCCGCCTCGATGAGAAGGTCGGCTTCAAGCGCGGATGCAACGGTAACGCCGTTCCCGAAATTCACTTCCGACAGTATTTTCAGCGCGTCGTCCCCCGAGGCGCAGTCTACCATTCGGTTGAGCCGATCCGCGCCCAGAAGCGACGCTTGCAGCGCAGACGCCCGCGCGTTGGCAAAGATAGCGTTCGTCATTCTTTACTCCGTTTTGCGCCCGTCGGAAAATAAAATTTCCACGACGTCGGATTCCAGCGAAACGCGGTCGGCGGCGATGAGCGCCTCGAAAGAAAGATCCTTATCGCACGTTTCGTTGGAAAGAAACAGTCCGCCCGCGAATGCGCCGTCTGCGCCGCCGAAACGCAGTTTGCGCGCGCGAAAGACGGGCAACGCCTCGGTTTCGCTTTGACTGAGCGGCGCGAAACGGGACAATACGACGGTATCGCCCTCCTCGGCGTTCTCTTCCAAAAGGCGGGATACGATCTCGGCGTAGCGCGCCTTGGGGAAATTTTGCGCCTTTTCAAGCGCGCGGGCGAATACCTCGTCGATAAGTTCTCGCTTGGCGCCGAGCACCTTTTTGCGTCCGTCCAGCCGCGCGACGGTTTCCCGTCGCTCCACGGTTGCGTCCGCCTCGTCCGCGAGCGCTTTGCGGGAAGACGTCAAAAGTTCTTCCGCCCATTTCTGCGCGGCGCTGATCCGCGTTGCCTGTTCCGCCTCCGCCGCCGCGCGCATTTCACTCGCTTTTTTCTCCGCATCTTCGAGGATGCGGGAGATCATGGCCGCTTTTCCTTCCATAGCGCCACCTTATGCCGCCAACGTAAAGAGAAGCGAGATGACCAACCCGAAAATGGCGTAAGTTTCGACCATCGCGGGGAACATGATCAGTTTACCCGACAGTTTTTCGTCCTTCGCCACCGCATAGATACAACTGGTCGCCGCTTTGCCCTGAAAGATCGCGGAAACGAGCCCCGTAATCGCCAAAGGCATGACGGACGCGAATACCAGCCAGCCGCTTCCGACGCTCATGCCCGCAGTCACAGCGCCCTGTCCGACCAGCGCCATGACAAAGCCGTAGATGCCCTGCGTCGCGGGCAAAAGGACAAGGATCATCACCTTGCTGAACTTTTTCGCGTCCTCCGCGAGCACGCCCGCAGCCGCGCTGCCCGTCTTGTACAGGCCGACGGCGGAACCTACGCCGCACAGCCCCGCGCAGATCGCCAATCCTAAAATTGCAATCGCTTCACCGCTCATAATTTTGTTACCTCCGATAGTTTACTGTTGGATATGGATATATTGCACACGGGAGCCGATGGGCGTAAATAATTTGCCCTCGCCCGTATAAAACTTGGAAAAGAATTCGATATATTGCAGCCTGCAATCGTGAATATACGCGCCCAGAACGCCCATAGCGATATTGAACGCGTGCCCCACGAGCATGACCAAAGGTCCGAAGACGTACCCGATCGCGCCGCCCGCGATGAGGTCGAGCCCGATGCCGTTGAACTGCTGGGCGATGATCATGCCCGAGAGCATGAGCCCGAACAGACGGGCATAACTCAAAACGTCGGACAAGAGGTTGATGACGCCGTACAGCGCG from Candidatus Borkfalkia ceftriaxoniphila includes the following:
- a CDS encoding radical SAM protein; translation: MDIGLFDVDSRNFPNLPLMKISAWHKAQGDNVEFVLPLKHYDKIYVSKVFGDEFSQMSDYCLQADEIVFGGTGFAITVENGKEVYHKDRDPNLPDEIEHIYPDYSLYPELTKGKAFGFLTRGCCNNCDFCIVSKKEGMCSKKVADLSEFWRGQKEIVLLDANILAYKDRIELLEQLADSKAYVDFTQGLDARFITEDVARALAKVKKSVVHFAFDFMKNEAAILRGLNIYRRYNKINDKDSVYILTNFNTTVDEDLYRVRKVQEIGFLPDVRIYRKTTAPQILRDLQRWANNRILYRTTSFMNYIPRSDGKRIKDLYFNGAIKNETDGRRKISIQ
- a CDS encoding rolling circle replication-associated protein — translated: MEATALQPYYGNDCPFNKTYKIYSDGSHYIARPQVKGIARKYKKRPQTEIDVLFDEFYKVGVRSVLDEKDKSIETRTAKLVPFILTGLEDYFPYYPDLEKYVRENVERKERNAWQREKRFRRKAYLNKWNFFVTFTYSNRKHTEETFKRKLRKCLANLATRRGWRFMGVPERGEKTNRLHYHFLVYIPRGEMVGVLTKKRDYSMKTGKLEETFSNSFFERKFGRNDFEELNVMEMKSGEAVGYLLKYLRKTGERVIYSRGIPTEIEKRLDESVFAAAFENDNACRQVLFDNVIEWKRDIYPLTRQREPIAA
- a CDS encoding DDE-type integrase/transposase/recombinase; protein product: MNERSLIRRWNYPYSPKEKEKALKLLQRSNVRFVAHRYHCTVQTVYRWKRKYDGTLESLANGSHRPHTMHPNAQTDEEKKHIADLVRRNPNIGLNELYGKLRLHYAYKRNPATLYRYLRRCGFYEHKRKYIPYKPKPYDTPEHIGVKWQFDVKHVPKECAASSVLEDEHFYQYTVIDETTRERFIYPYREQIADNSVDCIRRAILFFGYKPQIIQTDNGSEFTFTQKVKGGRQHTFDKFCEEQGIEHKTIKPRTPRHNGKVERSHRSDNERFYKYLRFHSFDDLKTQMKAYLRRSNNIPMSVLKSKDGKRKWLTPKEKRRELLLLDWGVIE
- a CDS encoding V-type ATP synthase subunit D, whose amino-acid sequence is MARLNKNPTRMELKKLKARLKTAQRGHKLLKDKTDEMVRRFSVLAREIKKLRAETEGDVVRVLKQFSLARGLMPKKDIELLFSMPSVSVEPGCGLGNFMNLEVPKIVLEERKDASSPLPYSYVDVTSEADYAVELAGEVLDKLVRLAEQEKILRMLAVEIERSKRRVNALEYVLIPDLEETIRYISMKLEENERAGLTRLMKVKDMIEAKNANQ
- a CDS encoding V-type ATP synthase subunit B, whose amino-acid sequence is MFKEYKTIKEVVGPLLLVEGVEGVKYNELVEIVQKDGEVRHGKVLEVHRDKALVQLFESSQGLQISTSRAKFLGRSLELSVSEDMLGRVFDGMGRPRDGSAPVIADKRMDVNGEPLNPAARDYPNEFIQTGVSAIDGLNTLVRGQKLPVFSMSGLPHAEFAAQIARQARVLKGDEKFAVVFAAIGITYEEAEYFVQDFKKTGAISRTVLFTNLANDPAIERIATPRMALTAAEYLAYELGMHVLVILTDITNYCEALREVSAARKEVPGRRGYPGYLYTDLASLYERAGRIRGKQGSITQIPILTMPEDDKTHPIPDLTGYITEGQIILSRELYKKGVNPPVDVLPSLSRLKDKGIGAGKTREDHADTMNQLFSAYARGKEAKELSAILGEAVLSKIDKLYADFAEKFEKEYVSQGFSANRSIEETLDLGWKLLSGLPKSELKRIKEQYIEKYYRE
- a CDS encoding V-type ATP synthase subunit A; amino-acid sequence: MKGKIIKVSGPLIVAENMADSKMYDVVRVSEKKLIGEIIELRGDQASIQVYEETSGLGPGEEVESTGAPLSVELAPGVIGEIFDGIQRPLERIFESYGDRITRGISMTNLDHEKIWRFEPCVEAGDEVQSGDFLGTVQETSIVAHKIMVPYGVQGKIVRIEKGDFNITETIAVVSTEKGEREICMLQRWPVRKGRPYREKMTPDMPMITGQRVIDTLFPIAKGGVAAVPGPFGSGKTVVQHQLAKWADADIIVYIGCGERGNEMTDVLNEFPALKDPKTGEPLMKRTVLIANTSDMPVAAREASIYTGITIAEYFRDMGMNVAIMADSTSRWAEALREMSGRLEEMPGEEGYPAYLSSRLAEFYERAGIVRTLGKDGRVGSVTAIGAVSPAGGDLSEPVSQATLRIVKVFWGLSANLAYKRHFPAIDWLVSYSLYADRLSDWYTLHASNDFIKLRAFAMHVLQEEAELDEIVRLIGADSLSGRDRMTMETAKIIREDFLHQNAFHETDTYTSIAKQCKMLRLIYDFNRLGLEAVEKGARLDDVLELPVREKIGRAKYIEEKDLARFDEISKEMNEAMHGLGGGEHV
- a CDS encoding V-type ATP synthase subunit F, with translation MKGKTAIIGDGDSILVFKAIGMDAYSAASPEKARELLHTLSKEYQIIYVTDVLAKEIDDTISRFVESPYPVVIPVPSMNGSNGYGFEILKRETERALGIDILSQEEKKNEQ
- a CDS encoding V0D/AC39 family V-type ATPase subunit, translated to MTNAIFANARASALQASLLGADRLNRMVDCASGDDALKILSEVNFGNGVTVASALEADLLIEAEERRYTAFVRETAPSEALCRYLLAEYDYHNAEAIVRSKYLKTDCAPMLGADGFYRADKMRDNIYADKYDLFPAPLSAACREADALFLSGQANGQNIAILFRRALYADRAALSKKEKTLGKINRRKADAANIAVALRARNFAKTMKMRVEGGSLTDENLRVLAEETPEKIRENSRFSALGKLIGAALDDFAEGRPLVGFERLADGAALSSLKKERYEAEGVQPFVRYCFYKQAELSNVRIILSGLNNQIEKNAVRARIRETYEG
- a CDS encoding V-type ATP synthase subunit E, giving the protein MEGKAAMISRILEDAEKKASEMRAAAEAEQATRISAAQKWAEELLTSSRKALADEADATVERRETVARLDGRKKVLGAKRELIDEVFARALEKAQNFPKARYAEIVSRLLEENAEEGDTVVLSRFAPLSQSETEALPVFRARKLRFGGADGAFAGGLFLSNETCDKDLSFEALIAADRVSLESDVVEILFSDGRKTE
- a CDS encoding V-type ATP synthase subunit K yields the protein MSGEAIAILGLAICAGLCGVGSAVGLYKTGSAAAGVLAEDAKKFSKVMILVLLPATQGIYGFVMALVGQGAVTAGMSVGSGWLVFASVMPLAITGLVSAIFQGKAATSCIYAVAKDEKLSGKLIMFPAMVETYAIFGLVISLLFTLAA